TGACCACACGATGGACAACGAACGATGTACATATAAGAGTTCGCTAGACGAATCTCCCCGTCTCATCGTAAGCCTTTCCGCACCCTCCGCCACCCCTTCTCGTCATGTTCTTGACCCATTCCATCCTGCCCAACCCCTGCCCAAGTCTCTAGAATCGCCCACCATGCCACAGCACACCCGACCCGAGACCTCCAGTGACCCCATCCGTGACGCCGCCCAACGCTTCTCGCTGCCCGGCCTGACCTTCGAGGCTGGGCCCGGCGGGGTTCCTTTTGCCCATATCACCAATGCCCATGGCCGGGCGTCCATCGCCTTTCTCGGGGCCACCACCCTCGGCTACCAGCCCGCCAACGAGTCCGCCGTGCTCTTTCTCTCGGACGACGCTCTGTTCGCCGAGGGCCAGGCCATCCGGGGCGGGGTGCCCATCTGCTTCCCCTGGTTCGGACCCAGAGCGGATGATCCCAAGGCCTCATCTCATGGCGTCGTCCGCACCCGGCTCTGGGACCTCGACGACGCCATGGCTCACAACGGTGCCCACACGCTCCGCTTCTCGACCTCCGCCCCGCCTCTCCAAGCAACCTTCGAGCTGACCCTGGGCCCTCGCCTCGGGATGGCCCTGACCGTCAGCCACACCGATAGTGCCGCTGAACCCGTCATCTTTGAGGAGGCTCTGCACACTTACTTCGCCGTCGCCGACGCCCGCGAAGTGACGGTCACAGGCCTTGAGCAGACCGACTACCTCGACAAGGTCGATCACGGCGAGCGCAAGACCCAGGGCGATGACCCTATCGGCTTCGCTGGCGAGACCGACCGGGTCTATCTCAACACCTCGACCTCCTGCACCATCCACGACCCGCAACTCGACCGCGCTCTGGTTATCGACAAGGACGGTTCGCGTTCTACGATCGTCTGGAACCCGTGGATCGAGAAGGCTCGCCGACTCACCGACCTCCCGAGTGAAGACTGGCCGCGCTTCGTCTGTGTTGAGTCGGGAAACGTCGCGGAGAACGCCATCACGCTCCGCCCGGGTGAGCATCATCGTCTGGCTGTTTCCATTCGCGTCCAGCGCCGCGACACAGCTTGACAAGAGGACGGCACAAGGCGGCGGTGGTGTGGTTTGATAGGGCATGAAGCTGCCCTGCGCATAAAAAAGGCGGGCTCCGAGGAGCCCGCCATCCACCCATCTCTTCTCATCACATCACTAGAGTGCGTCGTTGTCGGCTTCGCCGGTTCGGATCCGGACGACCTTGTCGAGGCCATAGACGAAGACCTTGCCATCGCCGACGTTCCCGGTCCGCGCCGACGAGGTGATGGCGTCCAACGCCTTGTCCAGGTCTTCGTCCTTGACGGCGACCTTGAGCATCACCTTGGGAACAAAGCCGACGTCCATCCGTCCGCCACGGTAGCGTTCGGTATGACCCTTTTGTTTGCCGAAGCCCTTGCACTCCAGCGCGGTGGCGCCGTAGATACCGAGTTCGGCGAGTTTCTTGGTGATCGCGCCCAGGGCCGAGGGCCGGATCACGGTTTCGATCATTCGCATCGTTCAATCTCCTAGTCGCGGCGGGCAGGGCCTTGTCCAGGCCCGTGGGCCCGCCGATGGTTTCGAGGTTCGAACACGTCGTGCGGGATCAGATCTCCCGGGCGTGATAGCTCTTGATGTAGGTGTACTGGAAGTCAGGATAAGCCGACATATCGTGCTCACCAAGGTCCAGACCCTCGATCTCCTCGGCCTCGCTGACACGCATCCCGAAGATGGCATTGAGGACACCAAAGATGATCAGGGCCACCACAAACGCGAAGCCCACGCCAGCGGCGGCACCGAGTGCCTGCACGCCAAGGTTACCGAAGTTGCCCTCGAAGGCTCCCGAGAAGGCAACCGCGCACGTGCCGTAGATGCCGCACACGCCGTGGACCGAGATCGCACCCACGGGGTCGTCGATCTTGATCTTGTCGAAGAACAGCACCGAGAAGTAAACCAGCACACCGGGTACAGCGCCGCAGATGATGAGAGCACCGATCCACGAGGGAACGTCAGGACCCGCTGTGACACCGACCAGACCGGCGAGGATGCCGTTGAGGGCCATCGAGAGGTCCGGCTTGCCGCCAAAGATCCATGAAGTGATCGCCGCCGCGAGGCCGCCACCGCAGGCAGCGAACGTCGTGGTCACGAGCACATAGGACACGCCTGCGGGATCAGCCGACAGCTCTGAGCCGCCATTGAACCCGAACCAGCCGAACCACAGGAGGAACACGCCGATGGTGGCCAGGGGCATGCTGTGACCCGGGATTGGCTGAACCGTCCCATCCTTGGCGTACTTGCCAAGGCGTGGGCCAAGGATCAATGCACCGGCCAGAGCACCGGCTCCGCCCACGGCGTGAACCAGCGTTGAACCGGCGAAGTCGGCGAAGCCCATGTCATCAAGCCAGCCCGCGCCCCACTCCCATGAACCCACCACGCAGTAGCCGAAGGCCACGAACAGCGGGCAGAAGATCATGAAGGGAAGCAGTTTGACTCGGCCAGCGACTGCACCCGAGACGATCGTGCAGCAGGTGGCCGCGAACATGGCCTGGAAGAAGAAGTCGGTCCAGACCGTGTAACCGGTGTTGTACGCCGGGGTGATCCCCGAGTAATCCAAGCCATCGGAGTAGTAGACGCCGCCACCCTGAATACCCCAGCCAAAGGCGAAGACATCCGGCACGATCCAGCCGTCGCCGGGGTACATGATGATCCATCCGCAGACGCCGTAGGTCACGATGCCGAGCATCACGATCATCACATTCTTAAAGAGAATGTTGACCGTGTTCTTGGCTCGGGTCAGCCCCGACTCGACCATCGCGAAGCCGAGGTGCATGATGAACACGAGCATGCCCGCGATCATGATCCAGAGGTTATTCGTCGCCCACATCTCAGGCGAGATCCCCGCTTCAGCGAAGATCGCCGCAGCGTCAATCACCTCCGCGACTTCCTCGGCGGCGCTTTCCATCGCCGCTGTCGCCTCCTCGGCCTGGGCCCAGGCGCTCGGGGTGATCGCAAGCGAGCCTGCGACGACCAAGAGCGGAATCAGCCATCCCCTGATGCGTTCCAACATTCCGGTTCTCCTTAGCTATAGAACTCGTAAGTTCTCGTGAATGTGACTTGGGCCTATTCCAAACCCGGAGCAGCTTAATCCATGAGTGCCTAGTTTGCAATCGTACTTGGAAATCAACGCCTATAAAATAGGCTTATTCTTATACAACGCACGCCAGATCAGCACTGTCGAGGAAAAAGCCTTACCCAGTGACACACTGGGTAAAAAAGCGGACACCCGGTTAGGGGTGCCCGCTCATCGCCCCCCAAGAACGCCTTGGGGGTGGCCTGCGTCCAAACTTTGTGCCCGCCTGGCTCGCCCGCATCACCCGGAAGGACTCGGGGTGACAGTGGGGGGAGTAAGGCGGGTGTCGCTTGCTTCATGCTCGCAACACCCCTGTTAGTGCAAGCAGCGCGCCAAAGCCCAAGAAGGCGCGCGAAAAAATCATCAGATAACTCATACATCATCACTAAGACCTGTTGAGACAAGACTTGCGCACAAGAAGAAACTATGGGCGTGGTCGGACGAACCTTGGCACGTCCGTGGCTCACACGCAGAGACTGCGCGCACAGCGAGCAGATTTCAGGGGTGTGCCTAAAACTTCATCGTCCGCACGAGAAAGTTTCTGGGTGCGCACTGGCGTAATCAGGGGTCGAGGGGCTACCTTGTGGCGTAGCGACGACGGCGGTTCACCGCTTCCTTATTAAGCTTTCTGACAGCGAGGGCATTGTGCGTAACCAACATCTCTTTCTCTGGGCGGCTCTTGGTCTGTCTATCTTTTTTACACAGGGGGTCTTAGCTCAGGACGAGGGGGCGGAGCGGTTGGTGTTGGACTGGCGGGCGTTGGTGGTGGAGCCGGGGGTGTTGGAGGCGGGGGTTGCGGATCCGGTGTGGACGCTGGAGCCGCGGCCGGGGCGGCGGCAGGTGATGATTCCATTTGAGGTTGTGCGCACCGAGGGTGAGGCGGAGGTTGCGTTGCGGAGTCCGGGGGTGGGGTTGCGAGGCGGGCAGTTTCAGGCTTGGTATATCCCTTTTTCTGAGAGTAATTTAACGACTGATGGGCCTTCGGCGGCTCCGGTTTCGGCGTTGGGTGGGCTGGGGGGTGGCGGTTTCGGGGCGGCTGGGGGTTTTGCGGGCGGCGCTGGTGGAGGATTTGGTGGGGGTGTAAGTGCTGGTGGGGGCAGTGTTAACGATGCGGATCAGGGTCCGCGGCTGGCGAAGTCGATCGTGATCCTGCCTGGGGGTGGGGTGCGGTGGGACATGGATCGAGTGATTACGGGGGCGACGTTAAGCGGTTCTGGTGGCAGTGGTTATTTGTTGAAGCTGGACCCGGCGGCGATGCGGGATCAGCGTCCGACGCCGCCTGAGCGGGGTCAGGCGGGGGCTGCGGTGGATCGGCAGGCGCAGCGAGAGCGTCTGGCTCAGTTTCGTTCTGAGATGAGTGCTTACAATGACTTGCGCGATCAGCTTAAGGCGCTGCCGGAGACGTTTGAGGCAGAGCCTGTTCGGGTCTGGGGTGTCTATAGCTTGTCTGAACGTGAGGATATGCTCGAGTTTTCGGGTCTTCATGACCCGAACTCGTCAATCAAACGTGACACATGGGGGGTCAGCATGCTTGATTTGGAGGCACTTCGTGCGCGCGCGGTGGGCACGGGTGTCAGCCAGACCGAGGCGGACCCAGGTCTTGCTGCGCGGTTGGTGAGCGACGGTCATCCGCTGGGGATGAGGCTGCTGGCGCTGGCTGAGGCGCGGGGTGGGGCGATGAATGCGATTGAGACGGCGGACGTCCGGGTGCTGGCGGGGGTGCGGACGATGTTGAGTGTTCCCGATGAGCCGACGCGGCAGATCGTGGTGGAGGCGTTGGCGAATGGTGAGACGATCGGTCCGCAGTCGACAATGTTGTTGCAGGCGGCGGCGCAGGACCCGTCGGCGGAGGTGCGGCTGACGGCGGTGACGGGATTGTTGCGGGGTGATCCTGCGGAGCCGGGGTTGTCGGCATCGGTCACGCAGATGCTTGAGGGGGGTGAGGTCTCGGCGGTCACGGTGCTGGATCGTGTCGCGGAGCGGGCGGACGCGGCGCTGAGCGGGCAGCAGCGGGGTGGTGGCGAGGACACGAGTGGGGCGTGGGCGGCGATGCTGGATGTGCTGCCGGTCGATGTGGCGGCGGAGCGGAACCCGGAGGTGGTGCGGCATGTGGTGGCGCGGTCATCGGAGAGTCTGGCGGCGCGGCGGTGGCTCAGCGGGTTGCTGGGGTCGGAGCTTGAGTCGGTGCGGTCGGAGACGATCGCGGCGCTGGCGCAGTGGCCGGGTGATCGTGCGGCGCTGGTGCTGAGCGAGGCGGATGACCCGCTGGTGGTTCTGCTTGAGGCGGGTGATGCGGGGGCGTGGACGGCGCTGGCGGCGTTTGCGCCTGACGCTGGGGATGGCTCCCGGCGGTCCAATCGGTCCGATCCGCGAGGTTTTGCTGCGGGGGGTATGGGGGGTGGTTTTGGTGGCGGTTTGGGGGGGCCAGCGGGCGGTGCGCAGGTTGCGCCAGTCAGTGATGTCGAGGAGGCGCCGGAGCGTTCGGTGTATGAGCGTGTGATGGGTGCGGCGACGGGGATGGAGCCTACGCCTGTGGAGGTGGTGGGTTTTGTGTCGCGGGCGTCGGATCGTGAGGCGGCGGATGGGGGTTTGCTGGTGATCGCGGGGGAGGGTTCGGGTCCGGCGGCTCAGCAGGCGGCGCGGCTGGTGCTGCAGAGCCCGAGTTCGTTTCAGCAGGTGTTGAATCGTCAGCCGATGGAGCGGAGGGGTGAGTTGGTGGCGGGGCTGTATCGGTCGATGGGCCTGGAGGCGCCAGCGGTGGCGGCGTTGCTGTCGGCGGATGAGCGGGGTGAGCAGACGCGGTGGCTGAGTGAGTTGGTTGATCGCGGGGTGCTGCCGGATCAGACGACGTGGGCGATGGCGTTTAGTAGTGATGATGTGCTGCTGGAGTTCGCGGTGAGTGAGGATGATCTGATTGCGACGGCGGCGTGGACGGCGTTGGCGATCCGGGCGGGTGGCGAGGCGACGCTGGGGGAGCAGATTCGTGATGATGCGGTGGCGGAGGGGGTTGAGAACGCGCAAGCGGCGAGCGCGTTCTGGGATGGTTGGAAGTCGCGGATCAACGCGGAGCAGATCGGGGCGCGGAGCGGGTCGTACCGGTTGGGTGTGGAGCTGGCGGATCGGCGGGAGGGCGCGACGAAGTCGGCGAGCCTGGGGCTGATTGAGTTGTATGAGGAGGGGGGTCGGTTGCGGGTTCGGGGGGAGGGTTTGACGGTGGAGCCGGGGGAGGCGCCGTTGAGTCTGGTGCTGACCAATCCGGTGGAGCTGGAGATGATGTCGCCTGACGGTCCGACGGTGCTGCCTGGGACGCGGTGGCCGGAGCGGATTGTGCTGAGCAGCCGTGCGGACGGTGGCTGGGAGGGCGAGGAGCGGGCGGGGATGTGGGTGGTGCGGGTGCGGTTGGAGTGGGTGGGGTAGAGTCGGTTTCCCAAGTAACCAGCATCTAGGTTTACAACGTGATAGAACGAGTTGAAATCACGTTGATTCTTGTATTCCTTGTTTCATCTTTTTTTGGATGTACTGGCGATCAAGAGCTACTCGTCCATCGGGAACGGGGGAGTCTGACGGGATCTGCGGTTTATGTGTCGTCACACTCAAGCTGGCATGGGGAATCTCATGCAGATGTAGCACTTGAGGACTTCAAGGAGCTTGCAGTTGAGAACCTACAAATCATTGGCGCGAGTCTTGAAACCAGAGGCTAACGATACGACATTCGTGACAGATCTCTCAAGGGACGCTTCTGTGATCTGATTCTGATTACGACTTCTGGACCCAGTGTTGTCGAATGCGGGTGGGTGGCAACCTCACAATCGGATCACATTTCCTACTCCGGATACGTCGCCGCCGCATACTCTCCGGACTTATTAAAGAGAGTATTCGCAGGCTCACTAAGGATTTGGCGAGTCAGTTGGAGGCCATGAAAAACGAGGATCTACTGTTCTATAACGAGCTGGGGCGTTTTATCAACCTTTCTCCTGCTGAAGCACGGGACTTAGACAATCGGCATGGGCTTGCTCCACGGACTCAAACTGATAAGCGTTAAGTAATGCTTTTACGCATGGCTTCATGAAGCTCTGAGAGACTGAGGGTGTAAGACCTATCAGAGATATGTGATCCTGTTCACGCGTCCCGCTCCAGCACATCCCGGATGTACGCTTTGGTTTGTTCGAGGGTTTCGGGGGTTTCGGGTTCGAGGAGGTGGTTGAGGTCGTGGCGGGTTTGGAGGGCGTGGTTGATGAGGGGGTGCCAGCGGGTGGAGAAGGTCTGGCGGGCCCAGGTGACGCCTTGTTTTTTTGAGTGGATTTCGCCGGTGGTGAGGGAGAGGGCCATGCGGGCGTAGCTGAGGACGGCGAAGGCGGCGTACCAGCGTTGGGTCATCTCGTTGGGGTTGGTGAGGATGGTGTGGGCCCAGTCGTGCATGGTGGTGCGGATCTCGTGGCGGAGGGCGTCGGCGGGGATCTCGGGGATGAGGGTGTTGGGGTGGGGACCGGCGAGGACGACGGCGCGTTCGCGGAGGATCCAGAGGACGGCGAGGTAGTGGTCGTGGTCGGAGCGTTCGAAGATTGTGTGGCCGTGGTCGAGGTACCAGAGCTGCTGTCGGGGTGGCGGCAGGGTGGTGAGGTGATGGCGTGGGATGTAGGAGCCTTCGAGGTGTCTAGCCCAGTAGGAGGGGTGGTTGGCGTGGAGGTGCTGGTGGCGTAGCTGGAGTTGGTCGACGGTGGTGTCGGTGAGGTCGTGGTGGGTGGCGATGATGAAGTCGATGTCGCTGGCGTCGTCGAAGCCGGAGGTGGCTTGGGAGCCCTGGAGATAGACGCCGAGGAGGTTATCGGCGAGGGTTTCGCGGGCGAGGGTGACGAGGTGGTCGAGGACGCTGCGGAGGCCGTGGGGGTCGTGGCTGGCGGGTTGATGGGCCATGTTGAGGCTTTCTGCTGATGGCGATGGCCCCGGCGGTGTTGCTGGGGGTGCGTGTGGAGCTGGGATGAGGGATCGCTTTCGCGGCGGGGCCGCGTCGGCGTGGGGGGAGGGGAAGCGAGAGGGTCGCTATCAGCGGGAGTGAATCAACATGGAGGGTAGGGTAGCGGATGGGGGCGGGTGGGTGAAGCGGCGTGTATTCGTCGCTGATGGCACGCTGCAAGCCGAAAGCGTGCAGTGTGCCACCCGGACGCGACGGTTGGATTGTTTGGTCTAGAAGCCTTTGTAAATCATTCGGTATGAGTTCATGAAGGTTCGAGTGTTTTCTGATCGGCAGGATGCCATTGCTCTTGACCCCGCCATGTGAATAGCCAGAGGAAGGTGTGACTTGTAGTCTCGCGGTCTCCGGACCGAGTGGCGACAAGCTCGCGTTCGTTGCGGAAGGCGCCCCAGAGATTCGAGTTGAAGTCGTGCCGTGTCAGCAGTTGCTGTTTCTCGTCGTACCGACTGACCGTTCCGTTAACGAAAGCAAACAGAGGTAGACACGCGGCGATATCGGCTTCGACGAAAGCAGTGGGCGTGTCGTCTTCATCGACGGGGCTAAAGACGTGCAGATGGGAATGAACCAGCGGGACAAGACTGATGTCGTAGAGTTCCTCGTCTGCTTGAGGCTCTGCGTTTCTCAGCTGATTGAGGTCATTGACGAGATGTGAGACCCGTGACGGGTCATTGGGAGCTGCCACGAAGTCGTAGTTGTGGGAGTTGCATCCCGATATTGCCATACTCGTCGCCAGTAGGCAGGTCCATTTAGAAGGGTTGTTCATACTTGGTTACTCAGTGAAAAGGTTTGGTTGTCATAGATTCCATACGGCGGATCGTGAGTTCGGCGATGGTCAAGCGAGCGTGCTGATCAATGATCCGCCTCCGGTTTGGGGACTCGTGTCAGGTCGACTGATGTGCCTTCGTTGTCAGCGATGAAGACTTCATCGAGCGGCCGGTTGAGTGCGATGGCGATGCGGATCGCCAGCTCCAGGCTGGGTGAGTATCGCGCCTTCTCGATGGCGGCGATCGTTTGTCGGGTGCAGCCCACGCTGTTCGCGAGAGCTTGTTGCGTCAACTCGCCGTTTTCGAATCGAAGTCGACGAATCGTGTTGGTGATTCGTAGTTTGGCCACGTTATGCGCTGATCCTGTAGCTGGCGAGCCTTACGGTATTCCCGAGCAGGTCGCCTAGGGCGAAGGTGAAGAACAGCAGGTTGAGGCCGATGATGGCGGTCCAGCCGATGGCGAATCCTGCGAGCATCGTGATGTAGCCGAGGCCGACCACCACGAGCGTGACGAAGATCCCGCGAAGCTGGAACTGTCGGTCTCGTTCATCGACGACCATCGCCTTGTCCGCGCCTTTCTCAGCCATGGTGAACAGGATGTTCAGCACGATCGTTAGGCCGATGGCTAATGGGATGACCCAGATAACGGCTTGTGCCCAGACCATCAGCGCGTCCTCGCTGGATAGAGCTCCTGCGTCGTAGAGTTGGCCGACACGGACGGCGGCGTAGCCGTTGACCAGGAGGTTCGTGATGATGGCGACGATGCTTGCTCGTTCTTGGTGGCTCATGGTTGGGGTCTCGAATGCTTCGGGCTATAGTGTTATGTGCGAGATACATAATGTTAATCATTGCTAACACAATGTCAAGTATAGATAACACATATTTGAAGGCTAGAGCGCTCTCATCTGATTCGTAGCGGTATTGGAGGTGTTGGTTGCGTCCTTTGGTGATTTCACACAGCACGCCTTCGGCGTGCAATGTGCCACCCGGGAGGTTTGTCGGCGTGGGTAGGGGTTAGCTAGCGTTCTGCGGCTGCGGCTTGGGCTTGTTGGTCGGGGAGTTCGATGCGCCAGGCGAGGGCGTAGTCCTGGTCGCGGGGTTGTCGGGTGAGGGGGTAGGGGTGTCGGGTGATTTCGAGTCGGTAGCGGCCGGGGGGTAGGGCTTCGATGTAGAGGTGTTCGACGTTATCGACTCGGGAGGAGCTTGAGGCGAAGACGGTTTGGCTGGCGTTGGGTGCGGTGTCGACATCGGGGAGGGCGATGAG
This Phycisphaeraceae bacterium DNA region includes the following protein-coding sequences:
- a CDS encoding D-hexose-6-phosphate mutarotase — encoded protein: MPQHTRPETSSDPIRDAAQRFSLPGLTFEAGPGGVPFAHITNAHGRASIAFLGATTLGYQPANESAVLFLSDDALFAEGQAIRGGVPICFPWFGPRADDPKASSHGVVRTRLWDLDDAMAHNGAHTLRFSTSAPPLQATFELTLGPRLGMALTVSHTDSAAEPVIFEEALHTYFAVADAREVTVTGLEQTDYLDKVDHGERKTQGDDPIGFAGETDRVYLNTSTSCTIHDPQLDRALVIDKDGSRSTIVWNPWIEKARRLTDLPSEDWPRFVCVESGNVAENAITLRPGEHHRLAVSIRVQRRDTA
- the amt gene encoding ammonium transporter gives rise to the protein MLERIRGWLIPLLVVAGSLAITPSAWAQAEEATAAMESAAEEVAEVIDAAAIFAEAGISPEMWATNNLWIMIAGMLVFIMHLGFAMVESGLTRAKNTVNILFKNVMIVMLGIVTYGVCGWIIMYPGDGWIVPDVFAFGWGIQGGGVYYSDGLDYSGITPAYNTGYTVWTDFFFQAMFAATCCTIVSGAVAGRVKLLPFMIFCPLFVAFGYCVVGSWEWGAGWLDDMGFADFAGSTLVHAVGGAGALAGALILGPRLGKYAKDGTVQPIPGHSMPLATIGVFLLWFGWFGFNGGSELSADPAGVSYVLVTTTFAACGGGLAAAITSWIFGGKPDLSMALNGILAGLVGVTAGPDVPSWIGALIICGAVPGVLVYFSVLFFDKIKIDDPVGAISVHGVCGIYGTCAVAFSGAFEGNFGNLGVQALGAAAGVGFAFVVALIIFGVLNAIFGMRVSEAEEIEGLDLGEHDMSAYPDFQYTYIKSYHAREI
- a CDS encoding helix-turn-helix transcriptional regulator, whose protein sequence is MAKLRITNTIRRLRFENGELTQQALANSVGCTRQTIAAIEKARYSPSLELAIRIAIALNRPLDEVFIADNEGTSVDLTRVPKPEADH
- a CDS encoding DUF4111 domain-containing protein — translated: MAHQPASHDPHGLRSVLDHLVTLARETLADNLLGVYLQGSQATSGFDDASDIDFIIATHHDLTDTTVDQLQLRHQHLHANHPSYWARHLEGSYIPRHHLTTLPPPRQQLWYLDHGHTIFERSDHDHYLAVLWILRERAVVLAGPHPNTLIPEIPADALRHEIRTTMHDWAHTILTNPNEMTQRWYAAFAVLSYARMALSLTTGEIHSKKQGVTWARQTFSTRWHPLINHALQTRHDLNHLLEPETPETLEQTKAYIRDVLERDA
- a CDS encoding P-II family nitrogen regulator — protein: MRMIETVIRPSALGAITKKLAELGIYGATALECKGFGKQKGHTERYRGGRMDVGFVPKVMLKVAVKDEDLDKALDAITSSARTGNVGDGKVFVYGLDKVVRIRTGEADNDAL